The following are encoded together in the Cyanobacteriota bacterium genome:
- a CDS encoding lasso peptide biosynthesis B2 protein yields MAWWKLFQHNWHTFWRLSPSYRWVFGQAIVLLPCIALGLHLLGFTLVKNLLARSSSQQQPRSARQGQVYTIARLVQAATTHGFWKANCLQRSLVLWWLLRRRGIMADLRIGVARDARQLTAHAWVEHDGVVVGDRPDIHQSFSPFDHPIA; encoded by the coding sequence ATGGCTTGGTGGAAGTTATTTCAGCATAACTGGCATACCTTTTGGCGGTTGTCTCCATCCTATCGATGGGTGTTTGGTCAGGCGATCGTCTTGTTGCCCTGCATCGCCTTGGGACTACATTTGCTAGGATTTACGCTAGTGAAGAACCTACTAGCTCGCTCGTCATCTCAACAACAGCCTAGATCTGCACGGCAAGGGCAAGTTTACACCATTGCTCGGTTGGTGCAAGCGGCAACAACCCACGGCTTCTGGAAGGCTAATTGCCTGCAACGATCGCTGGTGCTATGGTGGCTATTGCGGCGGCGAGGTATCATGGCTGATTTACGTATTGGAGTAGCCCGTGATGCCAGACAATTGACTGCCCATGCTTGGGTAGAGCATGACGGTGTAGTGGTAGGCGATCGCCCTGACATTCATCAATCTTTTTCCCCGTTTGACCATCCTATTGCGTAG
- a CDS encoding methyltransferase domain-containing protein, with amino-acid sequence MEANLYTRKFYEWHQDGSLQSAQEVVPIVMDLVQPRSVIDVGCGTGTWLSVFKAAGVIDCLGVDGDYVDPELRLITPNEFLSHDLKQPLNLGRTFDLVVSLETAEHLPADCADCFVASLTALGSVILFSAAIPFQGGDGHVNEQWVDYWVERFHQRGYLVIDCLRAQVWASDRVQPWYAQNLLFFVQQDALPSYPKLVQAAQQFHRPGMLSLVHPKTYTRVVTWLYAQLQDMANKPRPALDQPTEAPFDPNNPQINPRELMQLYLNQHYEQLSERFIQVLEHFETKTYFSLSPAAQYFINAFVQNFLYLFVQPDYILSDRHVSRFLQLNLTISNLVAISSFKTTDAYLEILRDQANNFAKFLTLYSARNTVRMDRDLIFATNPQLACLWYACYLESYRSGVVNPVAYQNLREHLVYHHEHLTTFYRVDDLSFGATYIDGEQDRLLKQRINASIQASPFRTATVIHNQPNPKKLAIVSALWFSRHSVYRILSEFVDALKDDYELTLVHLGTIGSHNDIDVGCFKRVRYVYASNGSLVIDAIQHNDFALVYYPDIGMSMESIFLSNLRIAPIQVCGLGHSVSTYGADIDYYISGADVEVPTGAEHNYSERLVLLPGAGAIHNRPDYTLQHPTKTRPEFIINCSWFAQKINYPLVCYLQAILRQAQKPLLFRFFSGAALLRKNDFLPFVKDLTALLGSDHVEVIPAKPYADYMAMMEEGDMCLDSYHFGGCNTIADGLFLRKPTITFEGNRWYGRIGSHMLRQVGLGELVATTPEQYIQLALRLIHDDAYRDSIRARLQAVDLDRSIFHTGDKVYFKQAIDYLIQNHDRLQADPSKTPIRIGHLTEHSP; translated from the coding sequence GTGGAAGCAAACCTCTATACCCGGAAATTTTATGAATGGCACCAAGATGGCTCGCTGCAATCGGCGCAGGAAGTAGTGCCCATCGTCATGGACTTGGTGCAACCCCGCAGTGTTATTGATGTCGGCTGCGGTACAGGTACATGGCTAAGTGTATTCAAAGCTGCTGGAGTGATTGACTGTCTGGGGGTAGACGGCGACTATGTGGATCCGGAATTACGGCTAATCACGCCCAATGAGTTTTTGAGCCATGACTTGAAACAGCCCTTGAACTTGGGGCGAACCTTTGATTTAGTTGTAAGCCTAGAAACGGCTGAACATTTGCCCGCTGACTGTGCTGATTGCTTTGTAGCTTCCTTAACCGCCCTGGGTTCTGTGATTCTCTTTTCTGCTGCTATTCCCTTCCAGGGTGGGGATGGCCATGTCAATGAGCAGTGGGTGGACTATTGGGTAGAACGGTTTCACCAGCGTGGCTATCTGGTGATTGACTGTCTGCGAGCGCAAGTATGGGCTAGCGATCGGGTTCAACCTTGGTATGCCCAGAACCTGTTGTTTTTTGTGCAGCAGGATGCCCTACCTAGCTACCCTAAGCTGGTACAGGCAGCTCAACAGTTCCATCGTCCAGGAATGCTGTCACTAGTGCACCCTAAAACCTATACCAGGGTAGTGACATGGCTGTACGCCCAGCTACAGGATATGGCTAATAAGCCCAGGCCAGCCCTAGATCAACCTACAGAGGCCCCATTTGACCCTAACAACCCCCAAATCAACCCCCGTGAGTTGATGCAACTCTACCTCAATCAGCACTATGAGCAGTTGTCTGAGCGGTTCATCCAAGTCCTAGAGCATTTTGAAACCAAGACTTACTTCAGCCTTTCTCCGGCTGCCCAATATTTCATCAACGCCTTTGTGCAAAACTTCTTATACCTGTTCGTGCAGCCAGACTACATCCTTAGCGATCGGCATGTCTCGCGATTTCTGCAACTCAACCTCACCATTTCCAACCTAGTGGCCATCTCCAGTTTCAAAACAACCGATGCCTATCTAGAAATTTTGCGCGATCAAGCCAATAACTTTGCCAAGTTTCTAACGCTGTATTCTGCTCGCAATACGGTGCGCATGGATCGTGATCTAATCTTTGCCACCAATCCCCAACTGGCTTGCTTGTGGTATGCCTGTTACCTAGAGAGCTACCGCTCAGGCGTAGTGAATCCAGTAGCCTATCAAAACCTGCGGGAGCACCTAGTCTATCATCATGAGCACCTTACTACCTTCTATCGGGTTGATGACCTTAGCTTTGGGGCAACCTACATCGATGGTGAACAGGATCGGCTGCTCAAACAGCGCATCAATGCTTCCATTCAAGCAAGTCCCTTTCGGACAGCAACGGTGATCCACAACCAACCCAATCCCAAAAAGCTGGCGATCGTCTCTGCCCTGTGGTTTTCACGTCACTCCGTCTACCGAATTCTCTCGGAGTTTGTAGACGCTCTCAAGGACGACTACGAGCTGACTTTGGTGCATTTGGGAACCATTGGCAGCCATAATGACATTGATGTAGGCTGCTTCAAACGGGTGCGTTACGTATATGCCAGCAATGGCAGCCTAGTTATTGATGCTATTCAACACAATGACTTTGCCCTCGTCTACTACCCGGACATTGGCATGAGCATGGAGAGCATTTTCCTGTCTAATCTTCGTATAGCGCCCATTCAAGTATGCGGCCTGGGGCATTCAGTCAGCACCTACGGCGCTGATATTGACTACTACATCAGCGGTGCCGACGTGGAAGTGCCTACAGGTGCAGAACACAACTACTCAGAGCGTCTAGTCTTACTGCCAGGAGCTGGCGCTATTCACAACCGCCCAGACTATACCCTGCAACATCCCACCAAAACCCGGCCAGAGTTCATCATCAACTGTTCCTGGTTTGCCCAGAAGATCAACTATCCCCTAGTGTGCTATCTGCAAGCGATCTTGCGTCAGGCTCAAAAACCCCTCCTCTTTCGGTTCTTCTCTGGGGCAGCACTCCTGCGCAAGAATGACTTTTTACCCTTCGTGAAGGATCTTACGGCTCTATTAGGGTCAGATCACGTGGAAGTCATTCCAGCTAAGCCCTATGCTGACTACATGGCTATGATGGAAGAGGGGGATATGTGTTTAGATTCCTACCATTTTGGTGGGTGTAACACGATCGCCGATGGGTTGTTCCTCCGCAAGCCAACTATCACCTTTGAAGGCAATCGATGGTACGGGCGCATTGGCTCCCACATGTTACGTCAGGTGGGCCTGGGAGAACTTGTGGCAACTACCCCTGAGCAATATATCCAGCTTGCGTTACGGCTCATCCATGATGATGCCTATCGTGACAGTATTCGGGCTAGGCTACAGGCTGTCGATTTAGACCGTTCAATTTTTC